A region of Ferruginibacter albus DNA encodes the following proteins:
- a CDS encoding FtsQ-type POTRA domain-containing protein, translating into MAIKKQIAIKWMLTTLWVCIGAGTLVLLVAAVQKKNTQRCKGVNITIKDVQNNCFVDKKDILDSLKVLEGEDPVGKGISSFDLQIMETKLKKNVWVKKAELFFDNNDVLQIKITEREPVARIFANNETTFYIDTSNAILPLSEKFSARLPVFTGFPTDKARSKADSNLLKDIQTISLALQQNAFCMAMIDQVDITPQKTFDMVPKIGNTTIVFGDATDAAEKLRKLKVFYQQVMPQAGWNYYSQVNVQYKNEIVAKKRGADDKSVDSLHTIQMMQQIAANAERAANDSLQTFAADNENNTTDENLIQQSMQRDDEESNGAQLPSAWVPKPVEIKPTPVEKPKSAPVEKPKPATVTKPAVKAVVKPKSTNPKPVKTTPPVIKDKAADTKPYTQQPKTTISNPKPVDKPKPAATNKPMIKEPKKQTTKPNNDY; encoded by the coding sequence GTGGCAATTAAAAAACAAATAGCGATCAAATGGATGTTAACCACACTGTGGGTGTGTATTGGCGCCGGCACGCTGGTATTGTTGGTTGCTGCAGTTCAGAAAAAAAATACGCAACGTTGTAAAGGCGTGAACATAACTATTAAAGATGTACAGAATAATTGTTTTGTAGATAAAAAGGATATCCTGGATTCACTTAAAGTATTGGAAGGAGAAGATCCCGTGGGTAAAGGCATCAGCAGTTTTGATCTGCAGATAATGGAAACGAAATTGAAGAAAAATGTATGGGTTAAAAAAGCTGAGCTGTTCTTTGATAATAATGATGTGCTGCAAATAAAGATCACTGAGCGAGAGCCGGTAGCAAGAATTTTTGCCAACAATGAAACAACCTTTTACATTGATACATCCAACGCAATATTGCCATTAAGTGAAAAGTTTTCTGCAAGATTGCCTGTGTTTACAGGGTTTCCTACAGATAAAGCCCGTTCAAAAGCAGATAGCAATTTATTAAAGGATATACAAACGATCAGCCTTGCATTACAGCAAAATGCTTTTTGCATGGCAATGATCGATCAGGTAGACATCACGCCGCAAAAGACTTTTGACATGGTACCTAAGATCGGTAATACGACCATTGTATTTGGCGACGCAACAGATGCAGCTGAAAAATTAAGAAAGCTGAAAGTATTTTATCAGCAGGTAATGCCGCAAGCGGGATGGAATTATTATAGCCAGGTAAATGTTCAATATAAAAATGAAATAGTTGCTAAAAAGCGTGGCGCAGATGATAAGAGTGTTGACTCGTTGCATACTATACAAATGATGCAACAAATTGCTGCAAATGCAGAACGGGCAGCAAATGATTCATTGCAAACTTTTGCAGCTGATAATGAGAATAATACTACAGATGAAAATTTGATTCAGCAATCGATGCAAAGAGATGATGAAGAAAGTAATGGTGCTCAATTGCCCTCAGCGTGGGTTCCTAAACCGGTAGAGATTAAGCCAACTCCTGTTGAGAAACCAAAATCAGCTCCTGTAGAAAAGCCAAAGCCGGCAACAGTTACAAAGCCTGCGGTTAAAGCAGTTGTAAAACCAAAATCAACCAATCCGAAACCTGTAAAAACAACACCACCTGTTATAAAAGATAAAGCAGCGGATACTAAACCTTATACACAACAACCAAAGACTACTATTTCAAATCCCAAACCTGTTGACAAACCAAAACCTGCAGCTACTAATAAACCAATGATCAAGGAACCCAAAAAACAAACAACAAAACCCAACAACGATTATTAA
- the murC gene encoding UDP-N-acetylmuramate--L-alanine ligase, whose product MDITTIKRIYFVGIGGIGMSALARYFNSKGVVVSGYDKTATILTEQLSKEGIKVHYEDNVGLIDKEAQLVVYTPAVPADHKELNYYRDNKYEVVKRSDVLGAITTSSFNICVAGTHGKTTTSTMVAHILRDSGYGCNAFLGGIAANYNSNFWSSENNVCVVEADEYDRSFLKLSPDVAIITAMDADHLDIYGTAESVEQAFIDFSSKIKPGGLLVSKFGLSRGNELKGSQHLHYGVNENNADVCATNIKIENGSYRFDVVMKEWTFKDVVLNMGGMHNIENVTAAITVAHHLKIDDEKIKAAVSSFKGVKRRFEYILKNDSTIFIDDYAHHPEELRALLSGATSLFKDKKCTVIFQPHLYTRTRDFANEFSEVLALADEVILLPIYPARELPIEGVNSEMIVNKIAKANKSVKSKEELLDWVKNNKRELVITAGAGDIDTLVEPIKQLLKN is encoded by the coding sequence ATGGACATAACTACTATAAAGCGGATTTATTTTGTTGGTATCGGTGGAATTGGAATGAGTGCTTTAGCAAGATATTTTAATTCAAAGGGAGTTGTAGTAAGTGGTTACGATAAAACAGCAACAATACTTACTGAGCAATTAAGCAAAGAAGGAATCAAAGTACACTACGAAGACAATGTTGGGTTGATTGATAAAGAGGCGCAGTTAGTTGTTTACACACCTGCTGTTCCTGCAGATCATAAAGAATTAAATTATTACAGGGATAATAAGTATGAGGTGGTAAAGCGCAGTGATGTTTTAGGAGCAATAACAACAAGTTCTTTTAATATATGTGTGGCCGGCACGCATGGCAAAACTACTACCAGCACAATGGTGGCACATATCTTAAGAGATAGTGGCTACGGTTGCAATGCTTTTTTAGGAGGAATTGCAGCTAACTATAACAGTAACTTTTGGAGCAGCGAAAACAATGTATGTGTAGTAGAAGCTGATGAGTACGATAGAAGTTTTTTGAAATTAAGCCCTGATGTTGCGATAATAACAGCAATGGATGCAGACCATTTGGATATTTATGGAACAGCAGAATCAGTTGAACAAGCGTTCATAGATTTCAGCAGTAAAATAAAGCCCGGTGGTTTATTGGTAAGCAAGTTTGGATTATCAAGAGGCAATGAACTAAAGGGAAGCCAGCATTTACATTATGGCGTAAATGAAAATAATGCCGATGTATGTGCAACTAACATTAAAATAGAAAACGGAAGTTATCGGTTTGATGTAGTAATGAAAGAATGGACTTTTAAAGATGTGGTGCTAAACATGGGCGGTATGCACAACATCGAAAATGTAACAGCAGCTATAACAGTAGCGCATCATCTTAAAATTGATGATGAAAAAATAAAAGCAGCTGTAAGTTCTTTTAAAGGAGTAAAAAGAAGGTTTGAGTATATCCTTAAAAATGATTCTACAATCTTCATTGATGATTACGCACATCATCCCGAAGAGTTGAGAGCATTATTAAGCGGTGCCACTTCTTTGTTCAAGGATAAAAAATGTACGGTAATATTTCAACCGCATTTATATACACGAACAAGAGATTTCGCCAATGAGTTTTCAGAAGTGCTGGCATTAGCGGATGAAGTGATTCTTTTGCCAATTTATCCTGCAAGAGAATTGCCAATAGAAGGAGTGAACAGTGAAATGATCGTAAATAAAATTGCGAAAGCAAACAAAAGTGTCAAATCAAAAGAAGAATTATTGGATTGGGTAAAAAATAATAAAAGAGAATTAGTAATAACAGCAGGAGCAGGAGATATTGATACGTTAGTTGAACCAATAAAACAACTACTAAAAAATTAA